From Bacillus pumilus, one genomic window encodes:
- the hemW gene encoding radical SAM family heme chaperone HemW has product MKAAYIHIPFCEHICHYCDFNKFFIKTQPVDEYLAALEKEMQHTIEQKGEQELKTIFIGGGTPTSLTVSQLDQLMNSIHRVLKPAKHLVEFAVEANPDELSLEKLHVLKAAGVNRLSFGVQTFEDDLLKKIGRVHQKKDVLTSFQRARAVGFDNISLDLMFGLPHQEKHHVMNSLETAFSLGAEHYSVYSLIVEPKTVFYNLMQKGKLHLPPQEREAEMYELVMDEMERHGLKQYEISNYAKPGFESQHNLTYWSNEDYFGFGAGAHGYVDGIRNVNAGPVKHYLELIEQTGFPYKETHQVTKAEQIEEEMFLGLRKIEGVKSADFQAKYGAAPEALFSTVLEELEEKGLIVKDDIGIRLTRKGKLLGNEVFQAFLGEL; this is encoded by the coding sequence ATGAAAGCAGCATACATTCATATTCCATTTTGTGAGCACATTTGCCACTATTGTGATTTCAATAAATTTTTCATTAAAACGCAGCCAGTCGATGAATACTTAGCGGCTCTTGAAAAAGAGATGCAGCACACGATCGAGCAAAAGGGCGAGCAAGAACTAAAGACGATCTTTATTGGCGGGGGAACGCCGACATCACTGACCGTCAGCCAGCTAGACCAGCTCATGAACAGCATTCACCGAGTGTTAAAACCGGCAAAACATCTGGTTGAATTTGCAGTGGAAGCAAACCCAGATGAATTATCACTCGAGAAGCTGCATGTGTTAAAAGCAGCCGGCGTCAATCGGCTAAGCTTTGGGGTGCAAACCTTTGAAGACGATTTACTCAAAAAAATCGGACGAGTTCATCAAAAGAAAGATGTCCTCACGTCTTTCCAGCGAGCAAGAGCCGTTGGATTTGACAACATTAGCCTCGACCTCATGTTTGGATTGCCGCATCAAGAAAAGCATCATGTGATGAATTCACTTGAGACAGCTTTCTCATTAGGGGCAGAGCATTATTCTGTCTACTCACTGATAGTGGAGCCGAAAACAGTTTTTTACAACTTAATGCAAAAAGGCAAACTGCATTTACCGCCGCAAGAACGTGAGGCTGAAATGTATGAGCTTGTGATGGATGAAATGGAGCGACATGGATTAAAGCAATACGAAATTAGCAATTACGCAAAACCTGGCTTTGAAAGCCAGCATAACCTGACCTATTGGAGCAATGAAGACTACTTCGGTTTCGGTGCAGGAGCACACGGGTATGTAGATGGCATCCGAAATGTGAACGCAGGGCCTGTGAAGCATTACTTGGAACTGATTGAGCAAACTGGGTTCCCGTATAAGGAAACTCATCAGGTCACAAAAGCAGAGCAGATAGAAGAAGAAATGTTCTTAGGCCTTCGAAAGATCGAAGGGGTGAAAAGTGCCGACTTCCAAGCCAAATATGGTGCTGCACCAGAAGCTCTTTTTTCCACTGTTCTTGAAGAATTAGAAGAAAAAGGTCTCATTGTAAAAGATGACATCGGCATTCGTTTAACAAGAAAAGGGAAATTGTTAGGAAATGAAGTATTTCAAGCGTTTCTCGGTGAGTTATAA
- the lepA gene encoding translation elongation factor 4 — MTDKEKRLERQSRIRNFSIIAHIDHGKSTLADRILEKTAAITQREMKEQLLDSMDLERERGITIKLNSVQLKYKAKDGEEYIMHLIDTPGHVDFTYEVSRSLAACEGAILVVDAAQGIEAQTLANVYLALDNNLEILPIINKIDLPSAEPERVREEIEDVIGLDASEAVLTSAKAGIGIEDILEQIVEKVPAPAGDPEAPLQALIFDSLYDAYRGVIAYIRIVEGTVRPGQKIKMMATGKEFEVLEVGVFTPKAMPTDELTVGDVGYLTAAIKNVGDTRVGDTITSAENPAKEALPGYRKLNPMVYCGLYPIDTAKYNDLREALEKLELNDSSLQYEAETSQALGFGFRCGFLGMLHMEIIQERIEREFKIDLITTAPSVIYDVYMTDGEKIVVDNPSNLPDPQKIERIEEPYVKATMMVPNDYVGSVMELCQGKRGNFIDMQYLDANRVSIVYEIPLAEIVYEFFDQLKSNTKGYASFDYELIGYRPSTLVKMDIMLNGEKIDALSFIVHRDYAYERGKIIVEKLKELIPRQHFEVPVQAAIGQKIVARSTIKAMRKNVLAKCYGGDISRKRKLLEKQKEGKKRMKQVGSVEVPQEAFMAVLKMDDSTPKK, encoded by the coding sequence GTGACAGATAAAGAAAAACGATTAGAACGGCAATCAAGAATTCGAAATTTCTCCATTATCGCCCATATTGACCATGGGAAATCCACATTGGCGGACCGTATTTTGGAAAAAACAGCGGCGATTACTCAGCGAGAAATGAAAGAACAATTACTTGATTCCATGGACTTAGAGCGTGAACGCGGCATAACGATTAAATTAAACTCTGTCCAGCTGAAATATAAGGCGAAGGATGGAGAAGAATATATTATGCACCTGATTGATACACCAGGGCATGTCGACTTCACCTATGAGGTATCTCGAAGCCTTGCTGCCTGTGAAGGTGCGATTCTTGTAGTAGATGCAGCACAAGGAATTGAAGCACAGACACTTGCGAACGTTTATTTAGCTCTTGATAACAACTTAGAGATTCTTCCGATTATCAATAAAATCGATCTGCCAAGTGCAGAGCCTGAGCGTGTAAGAGAAGAAATTGAAGATGTCATCGGGTTGGATGCGTCTGAAGCTGTTCTCACCTCTGCTAAGGCGGGTATTGGGATCGAAGATATTTTAGAACAAATCGTCGAAAAGGTGCCGGCACCTGCTGGAGACCCAGAAGCACCGCTTCAAGCTCTTATTTTTGATTCTCTCTACGATGCGTATCGCGGCGTTATTGCGTACATACGAATTGTTGAAGGAACCGTCAGACCAGGTCAGAAAATCAAAATGATGGCGACGGGCAAAGAATTTGAAGTGCTTGAAGTCGGCGTATTCACACCAAAAGCCATGCCGACAGATGAACTCACTGTTGGAGATGTTGGCTACTTAACAGCAGCGATTAAAAATGTCGGTGATACACGTGTGGGGGATACGATCACAAGTGCGGAGAACCCAGCGAAAGAAGCGCTGCCAGGATACAGAAAGCTGAACCCAATGGTGTACTGCGGACTTTATCCGATTGACACAGCGAAATATAATGACTTACGTGAAGCCCTAGAAAAGCTTGAATTAAATGATTCTTCCCTTCAATATGAGGCAGAGACATCCCAAGCACTTGGCTTCGGTTTCCGCTGCGGCTTTCTTGGAATGCTTCATATGGAAATCATCCAAGAACGGATTGAACGTGAATTCAAAATCGATCTTATTACGACAGCACCAAGTGTTATTTACGATGTGTATATGACAGACGGAGAAAAAATCGTCGTAGATAACCCGTCCAATCTGCCTGATCCGCAAAAGATTGAGCGAATTGAAGAACCATACGTAAAAGCAACAATGATGGTGCCGAATGACTATGTAGGCTCTGTCATGGAGCTTTGCCAAGGAAAGCGCGGCAATTTCATTGATATGCAATACCTTGATGCAAACCGAGTGAGCATTGTGTACGAAATTCCTTTGGCGGAGATCGTGTACGAATTCTTTGATCAGCTCAAGTCCAACACAAAAGGCTATGCGTCCTTTGACTATGAGCTGATTGGCTATCGCCCATCTACTCTAGTGAAAATGGATATCATGCTGAATGGCGAAAAAATCGATGCCCTTTCCTTTATTGTTCACCGTGATTACGCATATGAACGAGGCAAGATCATCGTAGAAAAGCTGAAAGAACTCATTCCACGCCAGCATTTTGAAGTACCAGTTCAAGCAGCGATTGGACAAAAAATCGTGGCTCGTTCTACCATTAAAGCGATGCGTAAAAACGTACTTGCTAAATGTTATGGTGGAGACATTTCCCGGAAAAGGAAGCTTCTTGAGAAGCAAAAAGAAGGGAAAAAGCGCATGAAGCAAGTGGGCTCTGTTGAAGTCCCGCAAGAAGCATTTATGGCTGTGCTGAAGATGGACGACAGCACACCAAAAAAATAA
- a CDS encoding YqxA family protein: MGSFIGKTIILGLVLLFGVFLGMQQANNGMLQMKGYHDPQLKGAFSIQMNDDEEREASILGTAVTEKDLAEKQKQLEEIESFNAFSKAGKALSDGMTHAARSLYDWMNGK, from the coding sequence ATGGGATCATTTATTGGAAAAACCATTATTTTAGGACTAGTCTTGCTATTTGGCGTCTTTTTAGGAATGCAGCAGGCGAATAATGGCATGCTGCAAATGAAGGGTTACCATGACCCACAATTAAAAGGCGCGTTCTCCATCCAAATGAACGACGATGAAGAACGAGAAGCCTCTATCTTAGGAACGGCTGTTACAGAAAAGGATCTTGCCGAAAAACAAAAGCAGCTTGAGGAAATAGAGAGCTTTAATGCCTTCTCCAAGGCAGGAAAAGCGCTGTCTGATGGCATGACACATGCAGCCCGTTCTCTTTATGATTGGATGAATGGGAAATAA
- a CDS encoding stage II sporulation protein P: MKKRPRRPRQLVVAINGTKVVKSIFLFIASLVVVFVMSGALTSLKPELRPQASLYGVADELSGAFFATLMGMENQYFASAVPKDQKGFHFSGLSLKLATSINLEDPRSFLGRELPGFEHFDTKIILAGEGTDYTNMPMESPPPSEVIQDEKEANLAELDKLDKDVPKKPAKEPDRSTGKRKAVYIYHTHNTESYLPFLKGETNPNNARHSKVNVTLVGDMFGKALDQQGIGNTVDKTEVEKRLLQKGLKYPQSYNESRLVVKEALAKNDDLEYLIDIHRDSRRKKDTTVEIKGKKYARIAFVVGKKNQSYEKNLKLATEFHHLMEKKYKGLSVGVFAKGEIGDNGIYNQDLSDKALLLEFGGVDNNMEELKNASNAAADVFSDIFWDAEKVNGKAKDEKKRS; encoded by the coding sequence ATGAAAAAAAGACCCCGCCGTCCTCGACAGTTGGTCGTTGCGATTAATGGAACAAAAGTAGTGAAAAGCATTTTCTTATTTATAGCCTCGCTTGTTGTGGTGTTTGTGATGTCAGGGGCGTTGACATCTTTAAAGCCAGAGCTGAGGCCGCAAGCCTCGCTATATGGTGTAGCAGATGAGCTTTCCGGAGCGTTCTTCGCTACATTAATGGGTATGGAAAATCAATATTTCGCCTCAGCAGTCCCGAAAGATCAAAAAGGGTTTCATTTCTCTGGACTGTCACTCAAGCTTGCGACTAGTATCAATTTAGAAGACCCGCGTAGTTTTCTAGGGAGAGAACTCCCAGGTTTTGAACATTTTGATACAAAAATCATCTTAGCGGGTGAAGGAACAGACTATACCAACATGCCAATGGAATCGCCGCCGCCAAGTGAAGTCATCCAAGATGAAAAAGAAGCAAATTTGGCAGAGCTGGACAAGCTCGACAAAGATGTGCCGAAAAAGCCTGCGAAAGAGCCGGACCGGTCGACAGGAAAACGAAAAGCCGTGTACATTTACCACACGCATAATACGGAATCATATTTACCATTTTTAAAAGGAGAAACGAATCCAAACAATGCACGGCACTCAAAAGTGAATGTCACCCTTGTCGGCGACATGTTCGGAAAGGCGCTTGATCAGCAAGGAATCGGGAATACGGTCGACAAAACGGAAGTTGAAAAAAGGCTCCTGCAAAAAGGATTAAAGTATCCTCAATCTTATAATGAATCAAGATTGGTCGTAAAAGAAGCCTTAGCGAAAAATGATGACCTCGAATACTTAATTGATATCCACCGTGACTCAAGAAGAAAGAAAGACACCACTGTCGAGATCAAAGGAAAAAAATATGCGAGAATTGCGTTTGTTGTAGGGAAGAAGAATCAAAGCTATGAGAAAAATCTCAAGCTTGCGACGGAGTTCCACCATTTGATGGAGAAAAAATATAAAGGTCTCAGTGTCGGTGTGTTTGCCAAAGGAGAAATTGGCGATAATGGAATTTATAATCAAGATTTATCCGACAAAGCCCTACTTTTAGAATTTGGCGGAGTGGATAATAATATGGAAGAGTTGAAAAATGCATCCAATGCAGCAGCTGATGTCTTCAGCGACATTTTCTGGGACGCGGAAAAGGTGAACGGCAAAGCAAAGGATGAGAAAAAACGCTCTTAA
- the gpr gene encoding GPR endopeptidase: MEKQKLDLSAYQIRTDLAVETKEILEQENDPNVVKKDGIQGIVEKEKEEHGIRIRTVEITKEGEELTSKKTGTYLTLEAQGIREKDSEMQEKVVEVFARHFAQFLKDRGIQADASCLVVGLGNWNVTPDALGPLTVESLLVTRHLFELQPENVQEGYRPVSSLSPGVMGLTGIETSDIIQGVIERSKPDFVIAIDALAARAVERVNTTIQISDTGIHPGSGVGNKRKELSKETLGIPVIAIGVPTVVDAVTIASDTIDYVLKHFGRELKDDRPSRSLVPAGLTFGKKKVLNEEDLPDEETRQSFLGIVGTLPEEEKRQLIHEVLAPLGQNLMVTPKEVDTFIDDMANVLANGLNTALHQKISQDNMGSYNH; the protein is encoded by the coding sequence ATGGAGAAACAGAAACTTGATTTAAGTGCTTATCAAATCCGGACAGACTTGGCTGTTGAAACAAAAGAGATACTAGAACAAGAGAACGATCCGAATGTCGTCAAAAAGGACGGAATTCAAGGGATTGTCGAAAAGGAAAAAGAGGAGCATGGCATCCGTATACGCACAGTGGAGATCACGAAAGAAGGGGAGGAGCTGACCAGCAAAAAGACAGGAACATACTTGACGCTTGAGGCGCAGGGCATTCGGGAGAAAGATTCTGAGATGCAGGAAAAAGTCGTCGAAGTATTTGCGCGTCATTTTGCTCAGTTTTTAAAAGACCGAGGCATTCAGGCTGATGCGAGCTGTCTTGTAGTAGGACTAGGAAACTGGAATGTCACGCCAGATGCGCTAGGCCCGCTCACGGTTGAAAGCCTGCTTGTGACCCGGCATCTCTTTGAATTGCAGCCGGAAAATGTACAGGAAGGGTATCGCCCAGTGTCCTCTTTATCACCGGGAGTGATGGGACTGACCGGTATTGAAACAAGCGACATTATACAAGGTGTAATCGAGCGGTCCAAACCTGATTTTGTCATTGCAATCGATGCTCTTGCTGCTCGTGCAGTGGAACGGGTGAATACCACGATTCAAATCTCTGATACAGGCATCCATCCCGGTTCAGGTGTAGGGAATAAGCGGAAAGAATTAAGCAAAGAAACGTTGGGGATTCCAGTGATTGCGATTGGCGTTCCAACAGTGGTAGATGCAGTAACCATTGCAAGTGACACAATTGATTATGTCTTAAAGCATTTTGGTAGAGAACTGAAAGATGACCGGCCGTCCCGCTCTCTTGTGCCGGCTGGTTTGACTTTTGGGAAGAAAAAAGTGCTAAATGAAGAAGACTTACCAGATGAGGAAACGCGTCAATCATTTTTAGGTATCGTAGGGACTCTTCCGGAAGAAGAGAAACGGCAGCTGATCCATGAAGTACTTGCGCCGCTAGGGCAAAATTTAATGGTCACGCCTAAGGAAGTGGATACATTCATTGATGATATGGCAAACGTACTCGCCAATGGATTAAATACAGCACTCCATCAAAAAATCTCTCAAGATAACATGGGTTCTTATAATCATTAA
- the rpsT gene encoding 30S ribosomal protein S20 — protein MPNIKSAIKRTKTNNERRAHNATIKSAMRTAIKQVEVSVANNDAEQAKAALSSAAKRIDKAVKTGLVHKNAAARYKSRLAKQVNGLSA, from the coding sequence ATGCCAAATATTAAATCAGCGATCAAACGTACAAAAACGAATAACGAACGCCGTGCACATAACGCAACAATCAAGTCTGCGATGCGTACTGCGATTAAACAAGTTGAAGTTTCTGTAGCTAACAACGATGCTGAGCAAGCAAAAGCTGCTCTTTCTTCTGCTGCAAAACGCATTGACAAAGCCGTTAAAACTGGTCTTGTACACAAAAACGCAGCTGCGCGTTACAAGTCAAGACTTGCTAAACAAGTAAACGGACTTTCTGCATAA
- the holA gene encoding DNA polymerase III subunit delta, with the protein MVFEVWNNLKRGDIHPVYCLYGKETYLLQETAAKLRQAVVDEETKDFNYSVFDMEEVPLEQAVTDAETFPFMGERRLVVIKNPYFLTAEKKKEKIEHELSVLEAYLEKPAPYTILVLLAPYEKLDERKKITKLLKKKAAMVEAKELNPKETTDFTITLVKTEGKAMTSEAAEQLVMLCGGSLSTLFQEVRKLSTYIGEREEIELADVNELVARSLEQNIFELINQIVNRRRSEAMQMFYDLLKQNEEPIKILALISTQFRLILQTKYFAQQGYGQKQIASNLKVHPFRVKLAMDQARLFSEEELKQIVKELSTIDYEMKTGKKDKQLLLELFLLRLLGA; encoded by the coding sequence ATGGTCTTTGAAGTTTGGAACAATTTAAAAAGAGGGGATATCCATCCCGTTTATTGCTTATATGGAAAAGAAACGTATTTACTGCAAGAAACAGCAGCTAAATTAAGACAAGCTGTAGTAGACGAGGAGACGAAGGATTTTAATTACTCCGTCTTTGATATGGAAGAGGTGCCGCTTGAACAGGCTGTGACGGATGCAGAAACCTTTCCGTTTATGGGAGAAAGGCGTCTCGTTGTGATCAAGAATCCTTATTTTCTTACAGCGGAAAAGAAAAAGGAGAAGATTGAGCATGAGCTTTCTGTGTTAGAAGCTTATTTAGAAAAGCCGGCGCCTTATACCATTCTCGTGTTATTAGCACCATATGAAAAGCTGGATGAACGGAAGAAAATCACCAAATTGCTAAAAAAGAAAGCGGCTATGGTTGAGGCAAAAGAGTTAAACCCAAAAGAAACAACGGATTTCACCATTACACTGGTGAAAACAGAAGGAAAGGCGATGACATCTGAAGCGGCTGAGCAGCTTGTGATGCTATGCGGTGGGAGTCTATCCACATTGTTTCAAGAGGTCAGGAAGCTGAGTACATATATTGGAGAACGAGAAGAAATTGAATTAGCGGATGTCAATGAGCTCGTTGCAAGAAGCTTAGAGCAGAATATTTTCGAATTAATTAACCAAATTGTCAACAGACGCCGCTCTGAGGCCATGCAGATGTTTTATGATTTGCTGAAACAAAATGAGGAACCCATTAAAATATTAGCACTCATATCAACTCAATTTCGATTGATTTTGCAGACGAAGTATTTCGCTCAGCAAGGATATGGGCAAAAACAAATTGCTTCAAATCTAAAAGTCCACCCATTCCGCGTCAAACTTGCTATGGATCAGGCAAGGCTGTTTTCAGAAGAAGAGCTCAAGCAGATTGTCAAAGAGCTATCAACGATCGATTATGAAATGAAAACCGGTAAAAAGGACAAGCAGCTATTGTTAGAATTGTTCCTGCTTCGACTATTGGGCGCTTGA
- a CDS encoding YqzM family protein encodes MNEFEKNVQSKRNDVTDSAVGFIVTFGFFASMFILATIIHLVGS; translated from the coding sequence ATGAATGAATTTGAAAAAAATGTTCAAAGCAAGCGGAATGATGTGACCGACTCAGCCGTTGGTTTTATCGTCACATTCGGATTTTTCGCCTCAATGTTTATTTTGGCAACAATTATACACCTCGTTGGATCTTAA
- a CDS encoding DNA internalization-related competence protein ComEC/Rec2, with protein MFNYLPFGAISAAVGIALAAYHLHMYFLLFLLIILLLSLLKKIPKLFLMISLCGAVYTLIFMVHEFFETDQPVQEKFLSGSVVIESIPKTDGNRFSATVSTEHERLAAFYTIKTEREKEALKDVEPGMSCHMTGDVRPPKHATIPNGFQYDQFLKSKGISAIFLPQSIKGCTKKDRPSYYLQAMRQNGLKFLEDHVPKNSVGIVQALIFGDRELIDPDTLRDYQMLGIIHLLAISGLHVQTLLACLFWCLLRAGVTRETARILLLCFLPVYACLTGAAPSVLRACLMAGIYLVMTSLPKEMKQPSAVVLSATFLLLLAFHPLFLFDIGFQLSFVVTFFILLSTRILSQAKSAVMQLFLISFVAQLASLPVLLYHFQQFSLLSIPLNMMFVPFYTTVVLPLSLLFFLLSIIYLPLGQALFQLLDSVIQLSHQLSAHMAVFDGFNLIFMKSTWWHILLEVSAIVFLLFVMECKASVKSYSVPILFSIGVLSVHFFTPNFLQKGEVTMLDVGQGDSLFIQLPYRKGHLLVDTGGRLSFEEEPWKKRRKVSTIGDQTLIPFLHSKGIAKLDVLILTHADQDHMGEAVRLINRNKVKRLAIPKGFARSPEDAKLLKEAAKKGIFIDELERGDQLRVGEHIFEVLHPSQDRVTSKNNDSLVLAFTLGGKRFLFTGDLEQEGERDIIEAYPHLRADVLKVGHHGSKGSTSEEWLRHLEPSYALISAGERNRYQHPHQEVLKKLKDHQMEVYRTDRDGSVTYEFLEKKGTFYTQPPYDILQNQ; from the coding sequence ATGTTTAATTATTTGCCGTTTGGGGCAATTTCAGCAGCTGTTGGAATTGCTCTGGCTGCATATCATCTTCATATGTATTTCCTTCTCTTTCTTCTCATCATATTACTTCTCAGCCTACTGAAAAAAATTCCCAAGCTCTTTCTCATGATCAGCCTATGTGGAGCTGTTTATACTCTTATTTTTATGGTTCATGAGTTTTTTGAAACGGATCAACCTGTACAAGAAAAATTTCTTTCCGGCTCCGTTGTGATTGAAAGTATTCCGAAGACAGATGGCAATCGTTTTTCAGCAACTGTGTCAACAGAACATGAACGGCTAGCCGCTTTCTATACCATTAAAACAGAGCGTGAAAAAGAGGCGCTAAAAGATGTAGAGCCAGGTATGAGCTGTCATATGACAGGTGATGTTCGGCCGCCTAAACACGCAACCATTCCTAACGGGTTTCAATATGATCAATTTCTAAAATCAAAAGGCATTAGCGCCATTTTCTTACCGCAGTCAATCAAAGGCTGTACAAAAAAAGACAGACCTTCCTATTATCTTCAAGCGATGAGGCAAAATGGCTTAAAATTCTTAGAAGATCATGTGCCGAAAAACTCTGTAGGCATTGTACAGGCCCTTATTTTTGGTGATCGTGAGTTGATTGATCCTGACACATTAAGAGACTATCAAATGCTCGGCATTATTCATCTGTTAGCGATCTCAGGACTGCATGTGCAAACGCTTCTTGCCTGTTTATTTTGGTGTCTGCTTCGTGCCGGTGTGACAAGAGAGACAGCACGTATTCTTTTATTATGCTTTCTTCCTGTTTATGCTTGTTTGACAGGTGCTGCACCATCGGTTTTAAGAGCTTGTCTCATGGCAGGAATCTATTTAGTGATGACGAGCCTGCCGAAAGAAATGAAACAGCCTTCTGCTGTCGTATTAAGCGCAACGTTTTTACTCTTATTAGCGTTTCATCCTCTATTTCTATTTGATATCGGATTTCAGCTTTCATTCGTGGTAACGTTCTTTATTTTGTTATCGACCAGAATCTTATCACAAGCGAAAAGTGCAGTGATGCAGTTATTCCTTATATCCTTTGTTGCGCAGCTTGCCTCGCTTCCTGTTCTTTTATATCATTTTCAGCAATTTTCTTTGCTGAGCATCCCATTGAATATGATGTTTGTCCCTTTTTATACGACGGTTGTCCTGCCTCTGTCCTTACTCTTTTTTCTTTTGTCCATCATTTATCTCCCTCTTGGACAAGCATTGTTCCAGCTGCTTGATTCGGTCATCCAGCTAAGTCATCAGTTGTCAGCACATATGGCAGTTTTTGATGGGTTTAACTTGATTTTTATGAAATCTACTTGGTGGCATATTCTTCTGGAAGTGAGTGCCATTGTTTTTCTGCTGTTTGTGATGGAGTGCAAAGCTTCTGTGAAATCCTATTCTGTGCCAATTCTTTTTTCCATTGGTGTTTTGAGTGTACACTTTTTTACTCCGAACTTTCTCCAAAAAGGGGAGGTCACGATGCTGGATGTAGGGCAGGGGGATAGTTTGTTTATTCAACTGCCCTATCGAAAGGGGCATCTGCTTGTGGATACAGGGGGCAGACTTTCTTTTGAAGAGGAACCGTGGAAAAAAAGACGTAAAGTATCTACGATCGGTGATCAAACGCTGATCCCGTTTCTGCATTCTAAAGGTATAGCAAAACTTGATGTGCTGATTCTCACGCATGCGGATCAAGATCACATGGGAGAAGCGGTTCGTTTAATCAACCGAAATAAAGTAAAGCGGCTGGCCATACCAAAAGGCTTTGCCCGAAGTCCAGAGGACGCAAAGCTGCTAAAAGAAGCAGCTAAAAAAGGGATATTTATTGATGAATTAGAAAGAGGAGATCAGCTCCGAGTTGGAGAGCACATATTTGAGGTTCTGCACCCTTCGCAAGACCGGGTGACAAGTAAGAACAATGATTCACTCGTTCTGGCTTTTACTCTTGGTGGGAAACGTTTTCTGTTCACTGGAGACCTTGAACAAGAAGGGGAACGAGACATCATAGAAGCCTATCCCCACCTGCGAGCGGATGTCTTAAAGGTTGGGCATCATGGCAGTAAAGGGTCAACAAGTGAGGAGTGGCTTCGACATCTGGAGCCGTCCTATGCACTCATTTCGGCTGGTGAACGCAATCGTTATCAGCATCCTCATCAGGAAGTTTTGAAAAAACTAAAGGATCATCAAATGGAGGTGTACCGCACAGATCGAGACGGAAGTGTGACCTATGAATTTCTTGAGAAGAAAGGAACGTTTTACACGCAACCTCCATATGATATCTTACAAAATCAATAA
- a CDS encoding ComE operon protein 2 yields MERISWNQYFMAQSHLLALRSTCERLAVGATIVRDKRIIAGGYNGSIAGDVHCADVGCYVIDHHCVRTIHAEMNAILQCAKFGAPTADAEIYVTHFPCLQCCKAIIQAGIRTVYYAKDYKNHPYAVDLFEQAGVQTEQVELDEMIIDLKNQEKLAFVADLIGKLSESGLSETEIRVMHEKANQLFTSYV; encoded by the coding sequence GTGGAAAGAATTTCATGGAATCAATATTTTATGGCACAAAGCCATTTGCTTGCTTTACGAAGCACCTGTGAGCGGTTAGCTGTTGGGGCGACCATCGTCAGAGACAAGCGTATCATTGCAGGGGGATATAATGGCTCAATTGCTGGTGATGTCCATTGTGCAGATGTGGGATGCTATGTCATTGATCATCACTGCGTTCGCACCATCCATGCGGAAATGAACGCTATTTTACAATGTGCCAAATTTGGTGCACCTACAGCGGATGCTGAAATATATGTCACGCATTTTCCTTGTTTGCAGTGCTGTAAAGCCATTATTCAAGCAGGTATTCGAACCGTGTACTATGCAAAGGATTATAAAAATCACCCATATGCCGTTGATTTATTTGAGCAGGCAGGTGTTCAAACGGAACAAGTTGAACTGGATGAAATGATCATCGACTTAAAAAATCAAGAAAAATTGGCCTTTGTTGCAGATTTAATTGGCAAGCTAAGTGAATCAGGACTTAGTGAAACAGAAATTCGCGTTATGCATGAGAAGGCGAATCAATTATTTACTTCCTATGTTTAA
- a CDS encoding helix-hairpin-helix domain-containing protein gives MKRLIPLKKYSLYIGAGLMVVIIITFFLFAGNRESSREPSVLKEDKDIQVTLEDKQEKTDNESPPIFVEVKGAVKKPGVYTFQFDARVEEAIRRAGGFTSKADTIEINQAAKLEDSMMIYVRKQGEAERQTQIAAADAPSGKEKSQGVNVNQADAAELQTINGIGPAKAEAIITYREEHGEFQQIEDLRNISGFGEKTIERLKSELTVK, from the coding sequence GTGAAGCGACTCATTCCATTGAAAAAATACAGTCTTTATATCGGAGCTGGGCTCATGGTCGTGATCATCATCACTTTCTTCCTTTTCGCAGGAAATAGGGAGAGCAGCAGAGAGCCAAGTGTATTGAAGGAAGATAAAGACATACAAGTCACATTAGAAGACAAACAAGAAAAGACCGATAATGAATCACCTCCCATTTTTGTAGAGGTCAAAGGAGCTGTGAAAAAGCCAGGGGTTTATACGTTTCAATTTGATGCACGGGTAGAAGAAGCGATTCGGAGAGCAGGGGGCTTTACTAGTAAAGCAGACACGATTGAAATCAATCAAGCAGCAAAATTAGAGGACAGTATGATGATTTATGTCCGGAAGCAGGGAGAAGCGGAGAGGCAGACGCAAATAGCAGCTGCTGACGCTCCATCGGGTAAAGAAAAGAGTCAAGGTGTCAATGTCAATCAGGCTGATGCGGCGGAATTGCAAACCATTAACGGAATAGGGCCAGCTAAAGCAGAAGCCATCATTACGTACAGAGAGGAACACGGGGAATTTCAACAAATTGAAGATTTGCGGAACATTTCAGGTTTTGGGGAGAAGACCATTGAACGGCTGAAAAGTGAATTGACCGTGAAGTAG